One Nicotiana tomentosiformis chromosome 1, ASM39032v3, whole genome shotgun sequence genomic window, gagggaattcatttcagattttaagtcagcatcaggcgcccacctggagaatgagggaatttatttcaaaatcaAGTTAGAGGTAACAGAAGCTAGCCTCAAGAATACGAGTCGGTAGTTCGAGATGCATAACAGAACTGTAGAAGATTCAAGATCAAATTCCTGAAGACCTATAAATAGGAATCTtttaactcatagctgatagacttgcttagtttcttttcattttgattttggtgtaataaggagttcAGCAAGCAGTAGCAGCAGCAACAATAGTGAAATCACCGCTTCTCGATAGGCCCAGCTATCGAaacttccagaactacactgacctgattcctttatagccaaggatatgtaggcaacctccgaagcaaggttcggtcaaaagTTTTCAAAACGTTTCCCAGGGAGTGTCTAAATGAGCAAAAATTGCTCGTATTTACTTACTTTATCTTTGTCagaaaactcttcgtgtttccgagcaaagaggggcagctgcgAGTACGTGATTTTTGCCTGACTGAAAATACTCctataaaattcacaaaaaatagatttttctaattattttaatttccATAGAATTTTTAGGATTTTCTAGTTAATTTTTGTGtgcatttttaatatttaaaattatgaaaaataccaaaaaatatctAAAGTATTCCTTGCATAGCATTTTAGGTCTTAATTatatttaggatttaattacataagttaattgcgttattaaacaaaaaatcaaaaaatagtagtcatttttatattttagctTTTAGTtgcaaattaataattttttttcattagtcttaagttaattaattatttttatgttaaaaatagataattaatttaattttataagTTAGATTTGATGTAGGACTTAGTTTaggattttaattaattttattaagctaaaaatcaagaaaaacaaaaacaaaaaaaaaaaagaaaagaaagaaagcttGCTTAATTCCGGATTGGGTCACAACCATTTTCAGTGGCCCAATTGCCCCAAACATTACCCCAAAAATCTGCCTAGCCCAACACCTTTTTCCCCTACCCAGCTTTTGACCCGTCTGTCCAAACCCGCCCCACTCCCTTCTTCAATCTGAGCCCTTCAACCATCCCCATCCAATGGACACAATCAACTCCCACACCCCATATAAAATACTAATTATAACACCCACCAAAAAAAACCTAAACCTAATCCTTCATCTCCCACGGCGCCCCCCACCCCTCCTCCACCTCTCTGCTGCCAAACGACTCCCCGAACCCAACGAAAAATCAACACACTCGCCTCACGTGCTCCCTCATCTCTCCTCTTGCCACGTAGCGTAACTAACTCTGACAACAGAATTATTCCTTATGAATTTTTGAACATTTAGATTTTTTTTGAGGCGGTTTTTAGATGAATGGGGGCCATAGATTGATTGACAATCAATCCACGCCTTCCATTTATCCCAAAAATCGTCCACACAAAGAGTTGAGGATTTTTGGATTTGGAAGGAGGGCAGTGCTATATATATCTGAGGTCTTGAGGAAGAAAGGGGGTGAGAAAAAAATCAGAGAAATTTTCGGTTAAAGATTTCGAGGACAAAATTTCAGAGAGTTTGTTTTAATCGATGAGTTTTTTCTTTTCGTTTTTTTAGTTTCATGGATACAAAAGGGAGTGAGGAAATTTCAGTTTAGTTTTGGGTCTCTTCCTTGTTTTTTTCGAAAAGAATCTGCAGTCATTctcaaaagaaaaatagaaaatttcctcttattttttatttttctgctcTCATATCATACTGTTTTGGAGCAATTTCTGGATTTCGGGGTTAAGTCTGAAGTTGTTGTGAGCTAGTTTGTTACTGTTGCTTTGCTCCTTGCTGTTACATCTTCTCAGTTTCAgagctttattttcttttagtctAAATCTGATGTGAACAGGTATGGAGTTGAACACCTGTTTTACCCTTGAATTATATATGAAAGTTTGGAAGCCATCTGCTATTATTTTGGGTGAAGTGCAGCCATGAATTTTGTTTTATCTTTGATGTCAATGTTCTTTTTCATTGTGTTCTGTATATGGTCATTAGCTTAGCAAGTTTGAAATTCGGAATTAAATGTATTTATTCATCATTCTATCCACATAGTGGTACAAAGTTGTAATAATGTTGGGATCTTTACTTAACATAATTTGAAAGTGAACTACTGTAAGGCTCAAAGATTTTGTTGTTTGAGTGTTAGCAGTGATTTTAATGCATCATCCTCTATTATTGTGCTTATAATTTTATAGTGTTGTTCCAAATATGGactttaaagttaataaatttGGGTCATATAAGTCAATACAAGGTTTACTAGGAATGTTTTGGGGTTTGCGTCTTTTATTGATACAAATAATAGGATTTAGCTATAATATCATTTTCGTTTCCTTCATTCTTTTCGATTTTTTTTAAGTTTCTTTTTGGTTCGTTTGTTCTTATCCATATATCTCACTTATTGGTTATTTGAGACCAAAAAAGCTGTTGGAAGATTTAATCTTATTGCAGTATATGTTCcagttttatatatatttttttttttgctaattcTTGGCACAATTTCTTTCATATGTATTTGGCTTACTACATTATTTTGCCGTGCTATTGAGAAAGTGACATTTAGTgtctttgaattttttttttttgagtactAACAAAATTCCAAGCAAGAGCATTTAGATATTAGTCCATCACTGCTCCAGAAGTCGACCCATTCTTCTATATTGATTTCCATAAGTCACGGCCTAGCAATAATTTTAAAGTAGTTTAGAAATAATTCataaacatcgtagcttgctttaggcgcaattaataaatcatcgcggccatgggtacggttcccgtggcatgatTACGATATGTAAATtccattcgggtgtgcatttcatgtgacccgaccataactCCAAACCATaataaaataagcatgtcgtaactcgcgggtgcatttcatgtggcgcgatTTGCGACGAGcgccaaaacgacaagtgtacgacatcgtgacttgttcccaAAATAATTCCatacataattaaaagcggttgaaaagtaaaaatgcacaataggttttaaatATATAACAAATCAGATAATTAGAGAAATTAATAatagttaagcgaccgtgctaaaaccacggaactcgggagtgcctcacaccttctcccaggttaacagaattccttacccggtcttttgtgttcgcggaccataaatagagtcaaatttccttgatttgggattttaaaataaaccggtgacttgggacatcataaattattccaagtggcgactctgataaataaataatctcatttcgattaatgtcacttaataGCCACTGAACAATAGTTGTTTCTGAAAAATTCTCTATTTTAAATCGGGAATCTTACAGAAATGTCCCAAAAAAGTCccaacttaccaacctctagccattaatcaCAGATTTACTAAAACTAGCCaaatacatataaaaattaaaaactcaaataaataaggttctttctctccaagaatcatacacaaagatctccttccatatttttaagcgtgattagcaacattagatgcaagacggaaagaaaatttcatggatgaggtagcaaataagatgatgaaatacaaaaatatatatatacaagattccaaAAGTCAAAGCAAAAAAAGGacttttttcaatgggtatggttgagattcattgaaaacatctagatgagtcaatatacaagatttgaggaagattgagatgatttggactgatttgaaTTTTttcatgtatcacgcatgtatctcacacgcGGGTATAtgtggatatacatgtgatacacatttgatacaaacATGATACATGTGTGATACACTTATCATTTTTTCATGTTGATCTTCTACTTTGAATTGTCAATTCAAACCAtctcaaaactccaccaaatcatcccaaaactgagattcaagctccCTAAGATGTactcaatctattctaataacacccactaaaaagaaagcaaaaatttgacCTTTTTTAGTTACAAATAGCTAGTTGGCTAATAttgataatattttatgaattgactaATTTTTGTAATAAGCTATTTATAAATGGACATAACTGGTATTTTTCCCTTTTAAATCCCTAGGTCAAACGTGGCAGCACATTTTAAGAGAATGGGCTTGGCCCACTCCTTTTTCCATAATAGTCTTAAGCACAGTTACAAAATAAGCCACTAGCCACTTATTTAATACACTATCTTatatattataataaatttagTTTCACTAGCTTAGTATTTGACCtaataattataaataaaattaaCTCTCCATATTTCACAACTAATAGGTATATAAAAAAAAATCGGGTTATTACAATAATCATTTGAGTAAGTGCATTTTCAAGCAAGGTGTGTAATAGATTATTAGAAGTTACATTCTCGCGGCATGAAAGCCCGACTTGACCGACTATAATAAAACTAGTTGGAAATTTTCGTTTATCATACTAGGCGGCTTTTAGCAACATAATCTTTAAAATTAAAGAGATTGACATATTCACTGGTGACTGGACGTTCAAGATCAAATTCTATGCCTAAAGTTTACCAGAGCCTGAAGCAAGCCTCTTCTTTCCATACCATCTTATTTGATATAAATTAGTCACTTTAGAAATCAAGAAACATTCTGGTCATTGTTTTTTTCGAATTTACCCTCTTTCCAAATAAATGATCTATTTAGTTTTCTAAAAGGTCCATTAAAAGTTATATTACTCATATTGAGGAATGATAAACGGTAACTTAATCAAGTAACTCTTATGATTAAtattaataaataatttttttgatgGATGTGTGAAAAACTTAACAGAccaataataaattaaaataaaataaaatttagaatTCACATTTTCCCATTTTTTATATTAAGAACTTATGTCTATATTATATTAAGTATTAACATATCATCGAAACACAATTGATTTGCAAATGTGATCTTTCTAAAAACAAAGTCTTAAAGAAAAAGTAGCTAAAACTGCAGGGAAGAAATTAAATAGGATAATGAAGGAAAGCCTCTTATCACACTCAACTGACTTGGTCTCTTTCTTTCAtcccttttttttgtttttgtttttgtttttgggcAATACTCAACTGACTTAGTCCAGCATCACTATTTTAGAGTATATGGAAAAACTATATATATAAGTGATTGTCTTCTTAGAGACCGTATCACTTCTATCTTGGAACAAAACATGGCTAAAATGATTTCCTTCCTTGCTTCTCTACTAATTATCCTTGCAATATTCACCCCTGAAATCCATGCAGTAGATTACGCCGTTACCAACAGGGCCACAAACACCCCCGGCGGTGCCCGTTTCAACCGAGATATCGGTGCCCAATATAGCAAGCAAACTCTCTCAGCTGCCACTTCTTTCATATGGAAAATCTTCCAACAGAACTCTCCGGCTGACCGCAAAAACGTGCAGAAGGTAAGTATGTTCGTCGATGACATGGGCGGAGTAGCTTACGCTAGCAATAATGAGATTCATGTTAGTGCCAGGTATGCAATAAATTGATTCAGTAAATACGCAGTGGGTGCACGCACGTCTCAAACTCAAAATACATATATGCATATATTAAGTGATGCCTTTATATTTGTGTTTTACAGGTATATTCAGAGTTACTCTGGTAACGTCAAGAGAGAGATCACAGGAGTATTGTACCACGAGAGCACCCATATTTGGCAGTGGAATGGGAACGGTCGGGCTCCCGGCGGATTAATTGAAGGGATTGCTGATTATGTAAGGCTCAAAGCTGGATTTGCACCTAGTCACTGGGTGAAACCAGGGCAGGGCGATCGATGGGACCAAGGCTACGACGTGACTGCTCGATTTCTAGATTACTGCAACAGCTTGAGAAATGGGTTCGTGGCACAACTAAACAAAAAGATGAGAAATGGCTATAGTAATCAGTTCTTTGTTGACCTGCTGGGGAAGACGGTTGATCAACTTTGGAGAGATTACAAAGCTAAATTTAGTGCATAGTGTAACGTTGTCTGAGATGGTTAGCCTTTGTATAAACTCAAGGCTATCTGAATCATGATAATACAATATAATAAGAATAAGTACAAGGGGCTAACTACAAGTCGTTATCTTACTCATGTGACTAATTTGTAATGCAATATGTACCTTGCATGTTTATCAAATAAAATAAGAGTTCAATATATGTGTAATCCAAAACAATTATCAGGTTTTTCAGACCCATGCGCATGTTATAAAATACTATAGCTGTACGAAGACGCTCTATCGGTAATGTTAATAATTGTGAAGCCACTTTCATGTATTTATCCAAGTATTTCCTCTTCTATCGTTTCGTTAGATGTTTATAAAAGATTCTTATGTTTGGCACTTTGGCGTGGATAAAATTTAGGATGCCAATATTTGCTTGTGAACTATAACTCCGGAATTGGCATTCTCGAATTGGAATAAGCTCGTCCTATCTCTTATATATGCTCAACTTAACAATTGTACGACGTCAAAGAATCATACTTTAAGTAATTGTGTTTAAGGGGTCAAAATTTTGAGGCAAAACCACCGCTATACCCACAACTAGGTCAAGCTTTTGGCTTTTTAATCACTTAACAAGATACAAAATTttgaaggaaaaagaaaaactaGATTTAGTTCTTTCACTATCAAAATATCCCTAGTCAATCTTACAAGACCAAGAAACTAAAATTGTGTCACAACAGATGCGTTTTGGTCAATTTGGCCGTTTTCGGAGGCATACCAAAAAGGGCACCAGGCCAAAAAAATTTTAACCTTCACTCTAATTGACAATCCGATCCCCTGTATCAAACAAAACTTGACGGTCACACACAAACTAAATAGGGCACCAAATACAATAGAGTTGTATCTAAATGATATATATAACTCAGATTTTAATGTTGAAGATAAGGAATTCTCGTTATATTATACTAATCGCATGTATAACTATTTTCTAGTGCTTagaaatttagcattctcaataAGACCAAAAGTCCGTGGAAAATAAAAACTGTACTTAATGGTAATTGTCGAATTTTTTGTCTCCACCGGAACCATTTGATTTTGACATAATTCCAGATAAATACACAACAAGACTGCAGTATAATTctcttaaaatcctataggcaacTATCAAGATCAACTCAAGCGAACAGAATGTGAAAAATATGAAGGTGGTGCAGAAGTAAACTGGAAATGATAAAAATCCTCCGTAATAGAATGACTATTGAACCAAAGAAAAACTCACCAATTTTTACCAAGATACTTTAACCCCTAACAGAACTGAAAGAACAGATCTGACATAGTACAATTGTCCGGTATGCTAACCATTGCCAACCGACATGCAATTGCACTAAATAACAGGGGATTATTTCTGATTAATGGCCAACATCTTACATTGTCTATTTTACCTTGACATTACTGCAAATGAACTTGCTCAATTGTGGAAACAACTTCATCAATGCTCTTGAAGTTTCGTCTTTCCTTAAGAAGCTTCTTTGCACAGTTGAGCGCTAGTCGTTCACAATCAGCTCGTTTGGCAGCATCCTTGATTGATTCGAAATCTTCTACATGAGCTACCCCAACTATTCGCCTGTGTATTATTAAGAAAAtaagaaatgaggttattcgcgacaaggtgggtgtggcccctattgaggacaagatgcgggaagcgtggCTTAGGtgatttggtcatgtgaggagcaGCACAaacgccccggtgaggaggtgtgagaggttgacattggagggcctacggagaggtagaggtaggccaaagaagaggtggggagaggtgattaggcaagacatggagcaacttcagctgaccgaggacatgacccttgataggaaggtatggaagtcgaggattagggtagtagagtaggtagtctacagtgttcataacagtagtattggcacgtaGTCTCGATttttgttggtagtaggtttttatgactaaccgtcatttccttcattgttgatcaccttactatctttttatttttattctgcttttatatggctttttggtactgtcctatattttcattaatgtggtgcttatgtttgcctgagccgagggtctattggaaacaacctcacTATCCtcgcaaggtaggggtaaggtctgcgtacacactaccctccccagaccccacggtgtgggataatactgggtatgttattgttgtaagAACTTCAATCACATGCACCAAAACTTCAGAACTTTCTTGGGATTAACAAGACCATTGCTCTTGAATTCTGGAACAAGGCTTAGTTGCTTGGCAGGAATGTAATTTTGTAAGGGGTtgttaaattaaaagaaaaaaaaaacagggggagagagagagagagaacacgCATAGAACGAAGATTAGAAATAAGAATTGACCAATCACCTTATCATTTTGGCAGCACCAAATCCAAGGGTGTCCTCAAAGAGTTCTTTCATGTATTTCTGCTTCACCAGCTGTTGAAGCTCGGTATTGTTGTATATTTCAGGAAGATATGCCTCACCAGGACCATCCTTGTGCTCATCCCAGAGTGCAAGAAACTTTTTGTGAAAGAGGTTCCAAGTCTCTGTTATTGTCTTCAGAATCCAAACTTTATATGACTGAAAACAAACGAGTTCAACAGTAAGTGCCAAAAACAATGTCAGTGTATTCTTCACTccgcaaatgttgaagaaagaaaCAAATGTCAAGTCTAACAATCCATAAGCACATTTACATGTCATCACTGGCAAAATCTTACATAGAAAACTAATAAGCTGAGGAGCTCATCACTAAAATTAAAGCAAAAGCAATGGGACGAAGGACGTGAAAGGAAAATAAAGGTGGTCTGTTCTCATTTCTCACTTTTTGTCCATCCCTCTATTTAAAACCTCTTCTTTAGGGTGTAACCTGTTAACTTTTGTTCAGAACCACTGAGAAAAAGTCCACAACAAAACCTGTTCTCTATCAGAAAAACTTCTATATGCAGATATTCCCTTTTTATCCTCAATCGTTACAGAGAAAAGATGCATTCGTCAGCATATGAAGGTCATATAAGGACCTTTCATCtcatttttgaagaaaattaaagaatttaaaagtcaagaaacCGAGCTTTAACATTTGAAAATATTACATATTCCAAACAGTTATCAGCTTGCGAAGAAATTTATAAACTCATTGAAATCTTTAGATGAATATTTAGATTTAGTgcgcgtttggacataagaattgtaaaattccaaaaaaaatgtgaaaaaaaatttcaagtgaaaatggtatttgaaaattagagttgtgtttggacatgaatataattttgggttatttttgaagttttgtgagtaatatgagtgaaaattttgaaaaacaactttttggagtttttcaaaatttcgaaaaattccaaaatgcatcttcaagtgaaaattggaaattttatgaacaaacgctgatttcggaaaaaagtgaaaattttttgaaaaaaagggaaaaatttcttatgtccaaacgggctcttaaaaTCATCGTCTttggaagaaagaaaaaaaaaagcagcCTAACGACATGCCTCAACTACTCCAGATGAATCAATCTGGAAATAGGACATATATCTGAGCAGGTGCAAGCCATAAACAACTATAATTCCAGAATAGTGATCACAGACGTTAAGGACCAGAATATCATGCACAAGGAGAAAGAATCAAACGGGGGACAATGACCTTTACTATGAAACAATGAAATCATAGTAAAAGAAACATAGCATAGAAAGGCAAATGTTGCAGTAGATATACCTTGCGGTCATTGGCCTGATCCGCATGTCCATCTTGGGAAAAGTACGCCAGAATCAGATTTCCAATAAATGCTCCAATATCAAAACCCATTGGCCCATAGAAAGCAAATTCCGGATCAATTACTTGGGTCGAATTGTGAGTGACCATCAAAGAACCAGTATGGAGATCGCCATGGACTAGAGCTTGGGCTCTCTCACAAAACCTGTAAAGTATTACATAAAGATTGTCATGATTTTCAAGCTAAAGCAAACAAATACAGATAAAAGTCAAGCATATCAATTAGATGCACTATATAGCAACATCTTCTAGAATCACAAACGTACTTGGATTTAAGCTCAGCAACTTCAATCTTCAAACCATTATCGTTGCGAACTGCCTCTGCATCGGCATCTAGATAAGGAGATGTACATCGATTATATTGTGACACTTTGTAGGGATCCGAGAAGACAACCTGCTCAGTGAGCCGACACAACTCGACGTTTCCACAAAATTCAGCAACTGCAAAAATGAATAGAGGTCAAAACCAAACAGAAATAACTGTCATGGCCATGATATAGCTTGCCAGTGGCCATCAAAACCAAAAGTGAATAGTTTTAATCCATAATAATGAATTGGTCCTGGGAATGTGCTAACAGATGTCGATTCATAGAGGTACACCCTTACAAGACGAAAACCCCTTATGAAGGCTGAAGATTAGTGTATGGTTCAATTTGTTGAAGAAAAAATGGTCTAGACGAAAGAAAAGATCAAGAGAAACGAAAGATCAGAAAGAAACAGACACGCAGATAATGAAGAAGAGACAAAACAGAAACTATAATTAGTTAGAATAACTATCTACACATGCAGAGAAAGATTTTTTTTATAAGCGACATGCGGAGAAAGATCTCCAATTCATAATAAAGATGTTGCaagataaaaatagaaaaataaagttGCCTCCCCTGCTACCCGGCCTAACCCAGCTTCAAAAATTTAACACACGCACAGGACCTTTGTGCTACTTTTTGACATTACATGCTAGTCTGCAActctaaattttataaaataagctACGACTCAAGATTTTCAAAAATTTACAACTCACACCATAGACCAGCAACACCAGTCCCACCATCAATGTATGCCTTAAGCCAATATTTTCTTAACGGAAGTCACCCATCACAAGCTAGAAGACAGAAATAGATAGGAGAACAGAAAGAGAAAGAATTAGACGACTATTCACTTTTCTTCATTCCTTTTAGAATGGAAAAACAATTTAgagatttctttaatttaaaaagAATTGCACAACCTCCCATGACATTTCTTCCTGTAACACAACCTTTCCTTAAGTTACCAATATAGCATTGTTCCGCTTATATCAAGGATTGGGTACATAACCTTATTTTATTGGATCATTAATCTTATCCTACCATCATTCATTCAACTTTTTCAAACAATTTCTCCAACGTTACAAatataaggaaaaataaataGTTAAAGTTACAAGGTAAAGACATTATacaataaagcaaaggaaaagatAAGCTCAAAAGAGAGGAGAGAAGATATTTATTCCTATTTACTTTGTACcttgtcaattttttttttttctgtcttCACCCTTTTTTGTGTAAGGATTTTACTAAAAGAATTTGAATGATATGAAAAAGATCAAATGTATGCATGAAATGATTACAGTTATCGCTAAATTTGTTCCTCGAGATGGAAGAAGAATAAAATTAGCACATCAGAGGCGAATTATTCCATGTGGGTTACAACTTA contains:
- the LOC104120561 gene encoding uncharacterized protein — its product is MAKMISFLASLLIILAIFTPEIHAVDYAVTNRATNTPGGARFNRDIGAQYSKQTLSAATSFIWKIFQQNSPADRKNVQKVSMFVDDMGGVAYASNNEIHVSARYIQSYSGNVKREITGVLYHESTHIWQWNGNGRAPGGLIEGIADYVRLKAGFAPSHWVKPGQGDRWDQGYDVTARFLDYCNSLRNGFVAQLNKKMRNGYSNQFFVDLLGKTVDQLWRDYKAKFSA
- the LOC104116692 gene encoding methylthioribose kinase is translated as MTSDGFRPLDEKSLVEYIRATPALVSILGTEFDKLEIKEVGDGNLNFVYIVVAPSGSFVIKQALPYIRCIGESWPMTKERAYFEATALKEHGRLCPDHVPEVYYFDRTMCVIGMRYLEPPHIILRKGLIAGVEYPLLAENISDYMAKTLFFTSLLYLTTTDHKHAVAEFCGNVELCRLTEQVVFSDPYKVSQYNRCTSPYLDADAEAVRNDNGLKIEVAELKSKFCERAQALVHGDLHTGSLMVTHNSTQVIDPEFAFYGPMGFDIGAFIGNLILAYFSQDGHADQANDRKSYKVWILKTITETWNLFHKKFLALWDEHKDGPGEAYLPEIYNNTELQQLVKQKYMKELFEDTLGFGAAKMIRRIVGVAHVEDFESIKDAAKRADCERLALNCAKKLLKERRNFKSIDEVVSTIEQVHLQ